A region of Nitrospirota bacterium DNA encodes the following proteins:
- a CDS encoding zf-HC2 domain-containing protein, with amino-acid sequence MDCREIKDNLSAYMDHELAPAAGESIRQHLGVCDQCAANYAKLLKGWQVLDAWEDSAPPDGMRRNILQSAKPRRNAVSVRAIMSLAAALILVVGLAVYYTGLKGRSIQELARKQSPIQAVTAGDISEDEIIANLLILQEGDFFEELDELVKIDDLPFAEEPSRSIKEPERSSLELSLT; translated from the coding sequence ATGGACTGCAGGGAAATTAAGGATAATCTGTCAGCGTATATGGATCACGAGCTTGCTCCGGCCGCCGGGGAGAGCATTCGTCAGCATCTTGGCGTTTGTGATCAGTGCGCTGCTAACTACGCAAAACTGCTCAAGGGGTGGCAGGTACTTGATGCATGGGAGGATAGTGCCCCTCCCGACGGAATGCGCAGGAATATCCTTCAGTCTGCGAAGCCCCGGAGGAATGCGGTCTCAGTGCGCGCGATTATGTCACTGGCTGCTGCCCTGATCCTTGTCGTGGGACTTGCGGTGTATTATACGGGACTAAAGGGCCGATCCATACAGGAGCTTGCCAGGAAGCAGTCTCCGATCCAGGCAGTCACCGCCGGCGATATCAGTGAGGATGAGATCATCGCAAATCTGCTCATTCTGCAGGAGGGTGACTTTTTTGAAGAGCTTGATGAGCTCGTCAAGATTGACGATCTGCCCTTTGCTGAAGAGCCGTCCAGGAGCATAAAGGAACCGGAAAGAAGCTCCCTGGAGCTGAGCCTTACATGA